Proteins encoded by one window of Candidatus Paceibacterota bacterium:
- a CDS encoding M13 family metallopeptidase, producing the protein MTNKNWGFDVRDMDRNVRPQDDFYHYAGGGWLKKNPIPATESRWGSFTILRYETEKKLKLLLKKLDSKQHFSANTPEQMIRDLYRSGINTKERTRLGIKPIANYLNLIDDIKNTDDLLSCITEFHVIGINVLWGCDVDQDMKDSNKNILYFYQGGLGMPDRDYYLKNDKESLRVRDAYRPHISAIFKLSGAKKQIHGEMSEIVYKIEHRLAKHSMTKEDIHEVEKIYNKKTLPQLNKIAPEINWGEYLVRIGAGTPKTLIVCQPNFFKEINRCIKDISIEDWRIYLKWHLLRSMSSFLTPAFKKESFRFYGTIMLGSKKMKPLWRQVLSVVNGSLDELLGEIYVKEYFSARTKDRAIEMVRDLFSAYEARIKSLDWMSPQTKRKALQKLHAMVYKIGYPEKWKSYRGLKIDASDYVGNIIRISIFEHNRAMKKLRKPVDRKEWHMSPQTINAYCNQTMNEIVFPAAILQPPFFNPNSDDAINYGAMGMVIGHEITHNFDDQGSKFDINGNLKNWWTPADYKNFKKKSHPLVKQFNSYKVADGVSVNGQLTIGENIADLGGLAIALDAYKLNLARTGRHDIAGFTPEQRFFLGYTLFERENTRPEFQKMMAINDPHSPSIFRVNGPISNLSEFYEAFNVKKGDKLYREPKDRLKIW; encoded by the coding sequence ATGACCAATAAAAACTGGGGATTTGATGTGCGAGACATGGACAGAAACGTGCGCCCACAAGACGATTTCTATCACTACGCGGGTGGTGGTTGGCTCAAGAAAAATCCAATCCCAGCAACAGAATCACGCTGGGGCTCTTTCACTATCCTACGATACGAAACTGAAAAAAAGCTTAAACTTCTTCTTAAAAAACTAGACAGTAAACAGCATTTTTCGGCAAATACACCTGAGCAAATGATTCGAGACCTCTATCGTTCTGGGATAAACACAAAAGAGCGTACACGCCTCGGCATTAAACCAATCGCCAATTACTTAAATCTGATTGACGATATTAAAAATACTGACGATCTCCTTTCTTGTATCACAGAATTTCACGTTATTGGCATCAACGTTCTGTGGGGTTGCGACGTAGACCAAGACATGAAGGATAGTAATAAGAACATTCTTTATTTTTATCAAGGAGGATTGGGTATGCCGGATCGAGATTACTATCTTAAAAACGACAAGGAGTCGTTGCGTGTCCGCGATGCTTACCGTCCCCACATATCGGCAATCTTTAAATTATCCGGCGCTAAAAAACAAATTCACGGCGAAATGTCCGAGATAGTTTACAAAATTGAACACCGTCTCGCAAAACACTCAATGACAAAAGAGGATATTCACGAAGTCGAAAAAATCTACAATAAAAAAACCTTGCCACAACTCAACAAAATTGCCCCAGAAATAAATTGGGGAGAATATTTAGTCCGTATCGGGGCTGGCACACCAAAAACACTCATAGTTTGCCAACCTAACTTTTTTAAAGAAATAAATCGCTGTATCAAAGATATTTCTATCGAGGATTGGCGCATTTACCTAAAGTGGCACCTACTGCGAAGTATGTCTAGTTTTCTAACGCCAGCCTTTAAAAAAGAAAGTTTCCGTTTTTACGGAACGATAATGCTGGGTTCAAAAAAAATGAAGCCACTTTGGCGCCAAGTTTTATCTGTTGTAAACGGTAGCCTTGATGAGTTATTAGGGGAAATCTATGTCAAAGAATATTTCAGTGCCAGAACAAAAGACCGAGCAATTGAAATGGTGCGGGATTTATTTAGCGCATATGAGGCACGCATTAAATCTCTCGACTGGATGAGCCCACAAACAAAAAGAAAGGCTCTCCAGAAACTACACGCAATGGTTTACAAAATTGGTTATCCTGAAAAATGGAAATCGTATCGTGGCCTAAAAATAGACGCGAGTGACTATGTTGGAAATATTATTCGTATCTCTATCTTTGAGCACAATCGTGCTATGAAAAAACTCAGAAAGCCCGTCGACCGGAAAGAGTGGCACATGAGCCCACAAACCATAAACGCATACTGCAATCAAACAATGAATGAAATTGTGTTCCCTGCTGCAATTCTTCAACCACCATTTTTTAACCCAAACTCCGATGACGCAATAAACTATGGCGCAATGGGTATGGTTATTGGACACGAGATAACACACAACTTTGATGACCAGGGATCAAAGTTCGACATAAACGGAAATCTTAAAAATTGGTGGACACCAGCTGACTATAAAAATTTCAAGAAAAAATCACATCCTCTTGTAAAACAGTTCAACTCCTACAAAGTAGCGGATGGTGTCTCAGTCAATGGCCAATTAACGATTGGCGAAAATATTGCCGATTTGGGTGGTCTCGCCATTGCTCTTGATGCATACAAACTAAACCTCGCTCGAACTGGCCGCCATGATATAGCGGGATTTACTCCTGAACAAAGATTTTTCCTCGGATACACTTTATTTGAGAGAGAAAATACTCGTCCTGAATTCCAAAAAATGATGGCAATTAACGACCCGCACTCGCCATCAATATTTCGAGTAAATGGACCTATCTCAAATCTTTCTGAATTTTACGAAGCATTCAACGTAAAGAAAGGAGACAAATTATATCGCGAACCAAAAGATCGTCTAAAAATTTGGTAA
- a CDS encoding NAD(+)/NADH kinase, giving the protein MLYFHSSLIAQKFMKKSLKNSKKNIFLFYREENERAVNCAKKIKKWLDSKNISTTEEILNAEAIIVLGGDGTILEAARMVKRKNAIIIGLNLGNVGFLASVREEKYFFTALEKFFNGDYKAVKRTTLLTEVIRNGEKVFSASAVNEVLVHNLLGVVELEVGIGGYGIQSVRGSGILVSTATGSTAYNLSAHGPIISPDIQCLVITELLDHGLPTPSIVIKPEHSVEIVVGEFREHHLLASQNGRESIDVLLQADGDTTFPLRKKDKIIISGSPQLVTFAELEDNYFFKSLREKFSFR; this is encoded by the coding sequence ATGCTATATTTTCATTCTAGTTTAATTGCTCAGAAATTCATGAAAAAATCCCTAAAAAATTCAAAAAAAAATATTTTTCTGTTTTATCGAGAAGAGAACGAGAGGGCTGTTAATTGTGCAAAAAAGATTAAAAAATGGCTTGATTCTAAAAATATTTCTACAACAGAGGAAATTCTTAACGCCGAGGCAATCATCGTTCTTGGTGGCGATGGGACAATCTTAGAGGCGGCGCGAATGGTAAAACGAAAAAATGCAATTATTATCGGTCTTAATCTTGGCAATGTTGGTTTCTTGGCCTCGGTTCGTGAAGAGAAATATTTTTTTACCGCACTGGAAAAGTTTTTCAATGGAGATTACAAGGCTGTTAAGAGAACAACGCTTTTAACGGAAGTCATAAGAAACGGGGAAAAGGTGTTTTCGGCGTCTGCTGTAAATGAAGTGTTGGTGCACAATTTGCTCGGGGTTGTAGAGCTCGAAGTCGGAATCGGTGGTTACGGAATACAGTCGGTTAGAGGAAGTGGTATTTTGGTTTCGACGGCTACAGGTTCGACTGCCTACAACCTCTCTGCTCATGGCCCGATCATTTCTCCAGATATTCAATGTCTCGTTATTACTGAATTGTTGGATCATGGCTTACCAACGCCTAGTATTGTTATAAAGCCAGAACATAGTGTAGAGATTGTTGTAGGTGAGTTTAGAGAGCATCATCTTTTGGCGAGCCAGAACGGACGGGAGTCAATTGACGTTTTACTACAAGCCGATGGCGATACGACGTTCCCATTGAGGAAAAAAGATAAGATTATTATTTCTGGTTCACCACAGTTGGTAACTTTTGCGGAGCTAGAGGATAATTATTTTTTCAAAAGTCTTCGGGAGAAATTTTCATTTAGATAA
- a CDS encoding glycosyl hydrolase family 18 protein has protein sequence MKGKITNTIIKGTLVAFVVLLPFIGYGATTTTTKPSIKIAPPLKSTLEVSGWIPYWRKATGTADALVHLDTFTELNPFGYTIKNDGTLNDTAKMDEEPWLTLIKEAKKKKVRIIPTVMTSNGEMLHRILSNQKTRIALEDEIAALVKEKGFDGIDIDFEGKKAETKPYFSTFLKGLYQRMGNKWVMCTIEARTPLDSRYDNIPKDIRYANDFVAINKYCDRVRFMTYDQGTIDIVLNRARTAPYIPVADPAWVEKSIRLAMKDISKRKISIGIATYGYEYKVTKLSEYGYRYDLQWAFNPRYATDLALSLNITPQRNSSGEIGFMYTPVETVPPTQPSNNPDQNIKTSTVAENLSTSNVSNFTNIVWWSDAKAIKDKVDLAKKLGVRGVSIFKIDGGEDPAMWDVLK, from the coding sequence ATGAAAGGAAAAATCACAAACACAATTATTAAGGGTACCCTCGTGGCTTTTGTTGTGCTTCTGCCCTTTATTGGTTATGGGGCAACAACCACGACAACTAAACCGAGTATAAAAATAGCACCACCACTTAAAAGTACACTTGAGGTTTCCGGTTGGATTCCATACTGGAGAAAGGCGACTGGGACCGCGGATGCTTTGGTTCACCTCGATACTTTTACAGAGTTAAATCCATTTGGATATACAATCAAAAATGACGGCACCTTAAACGATACAGCCAAGATGGACGAAGAGCCTTGGCTTACCTTAATAAAAGAAGCGAAGAAGAAAAAAGTTCGTATTATTCCAACTGTTATGACAAGCAACGGAGAGATGTTGCATCGTATTTTGTCTAATCAAAAAACTAGAATTGCCCTAGAGGATGAAATTGCCGCCCTAGTTAAAGAAAAAGGTTTTGATGGTATTGATATTGATTTTGAGGGTAAGAAAGCAGAAACAAAACCATATTTTTCTACTTTCTTAAAAGGGCTTTATCAGCGTATGGGAAACAAGTGGGTGATGTGTACTATTGAAGCACGTACACCGCTTGATTCTAGGTACGACAATATTCCGAAGGATATTAGATATGCGAATGATTTTGTGGCGATAAATAAATATTGTGACCGCGTGCGCTTTATGACATATGACCAAGGGACAATAGATATTGTTTTAAATCGTGCCCGCACAGCACCATATATACCAGTGGCAGATCCTGCTTGGGTAGAAAAATCAATAAGGCTTGCGATGAAAGATATTTCTAAACGGAAAATATCAATAGGCATTGCTACTTATGGTTATGAATATAAGGTGACAAAGTTATCAGAATACGGATATCGTTATGATTTACAGTGGGCATTTAACCCCAGGTACGCAACCGACCTTGCTCTCTCTCTTAATATAACTCCCCAACGAAATTCTTCCGGCGAAATAGGTTTTATGTATACTCCGGTAGAAACAGTACCTCCTACACAACCAAGTAATAACCCAGATCAGAATATAAAAACCTCAACAGTCGCTGAAAACTTATCAACAAGCAATGTTTCAAATTTTACAAATATTGTGTGGTGGAGCGATGCAAAAGCAATTAAAGATAAAGTCGATCTTGCGAAAAAACTTGGTGTGCGTGGAGTCTCGATATTTAAGATTGATGGTGGAGAAGACCCAGCTATGTGGGATGTGCTGAAATAA
- a CDS encoding class I SAM-dependent methyltransferase, whose protein sequence is MTLKPKKTSWGEVADWYREHLSDENTYHEKVISPNILRLLALNSGEKVLDVACGEGYFSRLFLKNGAKVVGADIARELIEKAKKQSPEISFFIAPAGKMEFAVASSFDKAVCVLALQNIEHLDEALKEVARVLKSGGKFVFVLNHPCFRIPKRSEWGYDGQKKIQFRRLDGYLKEARIKIDMHPGETAAGKKSAVTYSFHRPLQVYMKALSKNGFVVTQMEEWVSHRKSEKGPKSEAEDEARKEFPLFLAVSAQKLRQSL, encoded by the coding sequence ATGACTTTAAAACCCAAAAAAACATCATGGGGCGAGGTTGCTGACTGGTATCGAGAGCATCTTTCCGATGAAAATACTTATCACGAGAAAGTTATTTCCCCAAATATACTCCGACTTCTTGCTTTAAACAGCGGTGAAAAAGTTCTTGATGTTGCCTGCGGTGAGGGATATTTTTCAAGATTGTTTTTGAAAAATGGGGCGAAGGTTGTTGGCGCCGATATCGCCCGTGAGCTTATAGAAAAAGCAAAAAAACAGTCACCAGAAATTTCTTTTTTTATAGCGCCTGCCGGGAAAATGGAGTTTGCTGTGGCTTCGTCGTTTGATAAAGCAGTTTGCGTTCTTGCTCTGCAGAACATTGAGCATTTGGATGAAGCTCTTAAAGAAGTGGCGCGCGTTCTTAAGTCAGGCGGTAAATTTGTATTTGTTTTGAATCATCCGTGTTTTCGTATACCAAAGCGCTCTGAGTGGGGTTATGACGGACAAAAGAAAATACAATTTCGTCGACTAGACGGCTATCTTAAGGAAGCGCGCATTAAAATTGACATGCACCCAGGAGAAACTGCCGCCGGAAAAAAATCAGCGGTGACGTACTCGTTTCACCGCCCACTTCAAGTTTATATGAAGGCGCTTTCAAAAAATGGATTTGTTGTTACTCAGATGGAGGAATGGGTATCTCATAGAAAAAGTGAAAAAGGTCCTAAAAGTGAAGCAGAAGATGAAGCTAGAAAAGAGTTTCCTCTTTTTCTCGCGGTTTCCGCGCAGAAATTACGCCAATCTTTATAA
- a CDS encoding alpha/beta hydrolase → MNGELISFQNHKRETLRGIFERAPSSTGVIFAHGFGRTSMEPKFKNITNKLEGKVNLFRFDFSGCGLSDGSFEDITADKLSKELGAAVLAFRERVPRLKSIRIVSHSFACTATIILCAREKDVFDRVVFLGPALNMGEILKYSFVKRRYPGGKISWANYKKFFDQRAFSREMKKDRMMTYSHVISNLHYLENKDRDYRELMGIIPKEKLLIVQGDSDRSIPLESQGNSLKNFKTILVKGGDHDLERPDIVAKYLPQTVSFLLS, encoded by the coding sequence ATGAACGGCGAGCTTATTTCTTTTCAGAATCACAAAAGAGAAACTTTGCGTGGAATTTTTGAGCGGGCACCATCGAGTACTGGTGTGATTTTTGCTCATGGATTTGGAAGAACCTCGATGGAGCCAAAGTTTAAGAATATAACCAACAAACTAGAAGGTAAGGTAAATCTATTTCGTTTTGATTTTTCTGGTTGCGGTTTGTCAGACGGGTCGTTCGAAGATATTACGGCGGACAAACTTTCAAAAGAGCTAGGAGCTGCTGTTTTAGCCTTTCGTGAGCGAGTGCCTCGTCTTAAAAGTATTCGGATAGTTTCCCATAGCTTTGCTTGTACCGCGACTATTATTTTATGCGCGAGAGAAAAAGATGTTTTTGATAGGGTTGTTTTTCTTGGGCCGGCTCTTAATATGGGTGAAATTTTAAAATATTCTTTTGTGAAGAGGCGTTATCCTGGAGGAAAAATTTCTTGGGCAAATTACAAAAAGTTTTTTGACCAACGCGCTTTTAGTCGGGAAATGAAAAAAGATAGAATGATGACCTATTCTCACGTTATTTCCAATCTTCACTACCTTGAAAATAAAGATAGAGATTATCGCGAATTGATGGGGATAATTCCTAAAGAAAAATTACTTATTGTGCAAGGTGATAGCGATAGATCAATTCCACTCGAAAGTCAGGGTAATTCCCTAAAAAATTTTAAGACAATTTTAGTTAAAGGGGGAGATCACGATTTGGAAAGACCAGACATTGTCGCAAAATATTTACCACAAACAGTCTCGTTTCTTCTTTCTTAA